A DNA window from Pseudomonas sp. GD03919 contains the following coding sequences:
- a CDS encoding gamma-carboxygeranoyl-CoA hydratase, translating into MTDFTTVQLEKDPRGFATLWLSRPEKNNAFNAEMIRELILALDAVGEDKSLRFLLLRGRGKHFSAGADLAWMQHAATLDYNANLSDARELAELMYNLHGLKIPILAVVQGAAFGGAVGLASCCDMAIGAEDALFSLSEVRIGLAPAVISPFVVQAIGERAAKRYALTAERFDGKRARELGLLAECFPAAELDAQVEAWVANLLHNSPQAMRASKDLLREVGSGELTPALRRYTENAIARLRVSAEGQEGLRAFLEKRQPSWQEQRP; encoded by the coding sequence ATGACCGACTTCACCACCGTACAGCTTGAGAAAGACCCGCGCGGCTTCGCCACCCTGTGGCTGAGCCGCCCCGAGAAAAACAACGCCTTCAACGCCGAGATGATCCGCGAGCTGATTCTTGCCCTCGACGCCGTGGGCGAGGACAAGAGCCTGCGCTTTCTCCTGCTGCGTGGCCGTGGCAAGCACTTTTCCGCTGGCGCCGACCTGGCCTGGATGCAGCACGCCGCGACCCTCGACTACAACGCCAACCTGAGTGATGCCCGCGAACTGGCCGAGCTGATGTACAACCTGCACGGTCTGAAGATCCCCATCCTGGCCGTGGTGCAAGGCGCTGCCTTCGGCGGCGCGGTGGGCCTGGCCAGTTGCTGCGACATGGCCATTGGCGCCGAAGACGCGCTGTTTTCCCTGTCCGAAGTACGCATCGGCCTGGCTCCGGCGGTGATCAGCCCCTTCGTCGTGCAGGCCATCGGCGAGCGCGCCGCCAAGCGCTACGCGCTCACCGCCGAGCGCTTCGATGGCAAGCGCGCCCGCGAACTGGGCCTGCTCGCCGAGTGCTTCCCGGCCGCTGAGCTGGACGCCCAGGTCGAAGCCTGGGTCGCCAACCTGCTGCACAACAGCCCGCAAGCCATGCGCGCCAGCAAGGACTTGCTGCGCGAAGTCGGCAGCGGCGAGCTGACCCCGGCCCTGCGCCGCTACACCGAGAACGCCATCGCCCGTCTGCGCGTCAGCGCCGAGGGCCAGGAAGGCCTGCGCGCGTTCCTGGAAAAACGCCAGCCGTCCTGGCAGGAGCAACGACCATGA
- a CDS encoding isovaleryl-CoA dehydrogenase — protein MSYPTLNFGLGETLDMQRDSVHQFAQAELAPRAAQIDRDNEFPMDMWRKFGDMGLLGMTVKEEYGGTDMGYLAHVLAMEEISRASASVGLSYGAHSNLCVNQIHKNGSEAQKQKYLPKLCSGEHIGALAMSEPNAGSDVVSMKLRAEKRGDRYILNGNKMWITNGPDAHTYVIYAKTDINAGSRGMTAFIVERDFKGFSRHQKLDKLGMRGSNTCELVFEDCEVPEENILGVEGGGVRVLMSGLDYERTVLSGGPTGIMSACMDVVLPYVHERQQFKQSIGEFQLVQGKLADMYAGMNASKSYLYNVAKACDRGEESRKDAAAVILYTAEMATKMALDTIQLLGGNGYTNEYPAGRLLRDAKLYEIGAGTSEIRRMLIGRELFNETK, from the coding sequence ATGAGCTACCCCACCCTCAACTTCGGCCTCGGCGAAACCCTCGACATGCAGCGCGATTCGGTACATCAGTTCGCCCAAGCCGAGCTGGCGCCGCGCGCCGCGCAGATCGACCGTGACAACGAATTCCCCATGGACATGTGGCGCAAGTTCGGTGACATGGGCCTGCTCGGCATGACGGTCAAGGAAGAGTACGGCGGCACCGACATGGGCTACCTGGCGCATGTGCTGGCCATGGAGGAGATCAGCCGCGCCTCGGCCTCCGTGGGCCTGTCCTACGGCGCCCACTCCAACCTCTGCGTCAACCAGATCCACAAGAACGGCAGTGAGGCACAGAAGCAGAAGTACCTGCCCAAGCTGTGCTCCGGCGAGCATATCGGCGCCCTGGCCATGAGCGAACCCAATGCCGGCTCCGACGTGGTGTCGATGAAGCTGCGCGCAGAAAAACGCGGCGACCGCTACATCCTCAACGGCAACAAGATGTGGATCACCAACGGCCCGGACGCCCACACCTACGTGATCTACGCCAAGACCGACATCAACGCCGGCTCACGCGGCATGACCGCCTTTATCGTCGAGCGCGACTTCAAGGGTTTCTCCCGCCACCAGAAGCTGGACAAGCTGGGCATGCGCGGTTCCAACACCTGCGAACTGGTGTTCGAGGACTGCGAAGTGCCGGAAGAGAACATCTTGGGTGTCGAGGGCGGTGGCGTGCGCGTGCTGATGAGCGGTCTGGACTACGAGCGCACCGTGCTTTCCGGCGGCCCCACCGGGATCATGAGCGCCTGCATGGACGTGGTGCTGCCCTACGTGCACGAGCGCCAGCAGTTCAAGCAGTCCATCGGCGAATTCCAGCTGGTGCAGGGCAAGCTCGCCGACATGTACGCCGGCATGAACGCCTCCAAGTCCTATCTGTATAACGTCGCCAAGGCCTGCGACCGCGGCGAGGAATCGCGCAAGGACGCCGCCGCCGTGATCCTCTATACCGCCGAGATGGCCACAAAAATGGCGCTGGACACCATTCAACTGCTGGGTGGCAACGGCTACACCAACGAATACCCGGCCGGGCGTCTGCTGCGCGACGCCAAGCTCTACGAAATCGGCGCCGGCACCAGCGAAATCCGCCGCATGCTGATCGGTCGCGAGCTGTTCAATGAGACCAAGTAA
- a CDS encoding carboxyl transferase domain-containing protein: protein MAILHTQINTRSPEFATNQAAMLTQVDELRALLARIHEGGGAKAQERHTSRGKLLPRERINRLLDAGSPFLEIGQLAAHEVYGEEVPAAGVIAGIGRVEGVECMIVANDATVKGGSYYPLTVKKHLRAQAIARENRLPCIYLVDSGGANLPRQDEVFPDREHFGRIFFNQANMSAMGIPQIAVVMGSCTAGGAYVPAMSDETIMVREQATIFLAGPPLVKAATGEVVSAEELGGADVHCKTSGVADHYAEDDEHALALARRCIANLNWRKLGQLDNRTPIAPRYPAEELYGVIPADAKQPFDVREVIARIVDDSQLDEFKALFGTTLVCGFARINGYPVAILANNGILFAESAQKGAHFVELACQRGIPLLFLQNITGFMVGKKYEEGGIAKHGAKLVTAVACAQVPKFTVIIGGSFGAGNYGMCGRAYDPRFLWMWPNARIGVMGAQQAAGVLVQVKREQAERAGQHYSDEDEQRLKHPIVEQYEKQAHAYYSSARLWDDGVIDPAQTREVLALALSASLNAPIEPTRFGVFRM from the coding sequence ATGGCCATCCTGCATACCCAGATCAACACACGCTCACCAGAGTTCGCCACCAACCAGGCGGCCATGCTCACCCAGGTGGACGAACTGCGCGCCCTGCTCGCCCGCATCCATGAAGGCGGCGGCGCCAAGGCGCAGGAGCGCCACACCTCGCGGGGCAAGTTGCTGCCGCGCGAACGCATCAACCGCCTGCTCGATGCCGGCTCGCCCTTTCTCGAAATCGGCCAGCTCGCCGCTCATGAAGTCTACGGCGAGGAAGTGCCCGCCGCCGGAGTGATCGCCGGTATCGGCCGCGTCGAAGGCGTCGAGTGCATGATCGTGGCCAACGACGCCACGGTAAAAGGCGGCAGCTACTACCCGCTGACGGTGAAGAAGCATCTGCGCGCCCAGGCCATCGCCCGCGAGAATCGCCTGCCGTGCATCTACCTGGTGGACTCCGGCGGCGCCAATCTGCCGCGCCAGGACGAGGTGTTCCCGGACCGCGAGCACTTCGGGCGGATCTTCTTCAACCAGGCCAATATGAGCGCCATGGGCATCCCGCAGATCGCCGTGGTGATGGGCTCCTGCACCGCGGGCGGCGCCTATGTGCCGGCGATGAGCGACGAGACCATCATGGTGCGCGAACAGGCGACCATCTTCCTCGCCGGCCCGCCGCTGGTAAAGGCCGCCACCGGCGAAGTGGTGAGCGCCGAAGAACTGGGCGGCGCCGACGTGCACTGCAAGACCAGCGGCGTAGCCGACCACTATGCCGAGGATGACGAACACGCTCTGGCCCTGGCCCGCCGCTGCATCGCCAATTTGAACTGGCGCAAGCTCGGCCAACTTGATAACCGCACGCCAATCGCCCCGCGCTACCCCGCCGAGGAGCTGTACGGGGTGATCCCGGCTGACGCCAAGCAGCCCTTCGATGTACGCGAGGTAATCGCACGTATCGTCGACGACTCGCAGCTGGATGAATTCAAGGCGCTGTTCGGCACCACCCTGGTATGCGGCTTCGCCCGCATCAATGGCTATCCGGTGGCGATCCTGGCGAATAACGGCATCTTGTTTGCGGAATCGGCGCAGAAAGGCGCGCACTTCGTCGAACTGGCCTGCCAGCGCGGCATTCCGCTGCTGTTCCTGCAGAACATCACCGGCTTTATGGTCGGCAAAAAGTACGAGGAAGGCGGCATCGCCAAGCACGGCGCCAAGCTGGTCACCGCCGTGGCCTGCGCCCAGGTGCCGAAGTTCACCGTGATCATCGGCGGCAGCTTCGGCGCCGGTAACTACGGCATGTGCGGCCGTGCCTACGACCCACGTTTTTTGTGGATGTGGCCCAACGCACGAATTGGCGTGATGGGTGCGCAGCAGGCCGCCGGCGTACTGGTGCAGGTCAAGCGCGAGCAGGCCGAGCGCGCCGGTCAGCATTATTCCGACGAGGACGAACAGCGCCTCAAGCACCCCATCGTCGAGCAGTACGAGAAGCAGGCGCATGCCTACTACTCCAGCGCGCGGCTGTGGGACGACGGCGTGATCGATCCGGCCCAGACCCGCGAGGTGCTGGCCCTGGCGCTGTCCGCCAGCCTCAACGCACCGATCGAACCGACCCGTTTCGGGGTGTTCCGTATGTGA
- a CDS encoding MerR family transcriptional regulator has product MSITYSISDLARELDITTRAIRFYEEQGMLAPERRGQERIYSAKDKVTLKLILRGKRIGFSLAECRELIELYDPETGSRRQLKTFMGKIAERRLQLEQQLLDIQQMQLELDTAEERCLAALAETTA; this is encoded by the coding sequence ATGTCCATCACCTACTCCATCTCCGATCTGGCCCGCGAACTGGACATCACCACGCGCGCCATACGCTTCTACGAGGAGCAAGGCATGCTCGCGCCGGAGCGGCGCGGTCAGGAGCGTATCTACAGCGCCAAGGACAAGGTGACGCTGAAACTCATCCTGCGTGGCAAGCGCATCGGCTTTTCGCTGGCCGAATGCCGCGAGCTGATCGAGCTGTATGACCCGGAAACCGGCAGCCGCAGGCAGTTGAAGACTTTCATGGGCAAGATCGCCGAACGCCGCCTGCAGCTTGAACAGCAGTTGCTGGATATCCAGCAGATGCAACTGGAGCTGGATACCGCCGAGGAGCGCTGCCTGGCTGCCCTGGCTGAAACGACCGCCTAA